DNA from Bacillus sp. FJAT-45037:
CTTATTCATTGGATTTTTGTTCTTTTGAAACGTAAAGAAACTTTCCTAGATTTAGCTTAAGCGATATAATTAAGAAACTGATCCAAAACCTTCCAATAGAATAAAGGAAGGTTATTTGGCCTGTTCATTTTAGTATATCATTTTATTAACTAGATTTTTATTGGAAATTATTGACTTCTATTAGCTGGTTTAGCTTCACTAAAATTGACTCGCCATCTTAATATGGTAGCATTTAAAAAAATGTAGAGGATGTTGGTTATGTTAAATTCAAAGAATATTAGAATGCGAAAAATGGAAAAAGAAGATATTGAAAAGTATCATCAATGGAGAAATGATGTAGAAGTTATGGTAACTACGAGTCCAGTGTTAGATGTTTATTCTTTTGAAGAGACAAGTAATTTTGTTGATAATGTGTTACTCAATACCAATTCATCTAGGACCTATATAATCGAATTAAAAAATGAAAAGGTGTCAATAGGTGTAACCTCGCTTATAAATATCGATACCAAAAACAGAAACGCTGAGTGTATTATTGATGTTGGTGAAAAGGAATATTGGGGAAACGGATATGGTACTGAAGCATTTAAGTTGTTAATAGATTATGCCTTCTTAGAGTTGAATTTACATCGATTGTCACTTAGAGTGTTTTCTCTTAATGAGAAAGCATTACATATATACACTAAACTTGGATTTGTTAAAGAAGGAGTAATTCGAGAGAGTTTATATAGACATGGTGAATGGCATGACATAATTATTATGGGTATTTTAAAAAAGGACTATATGAATAGTAATAACCGATTGTGATGTTATTGACTTAAGTTAACGGGAGCGCGATTGCTCAACAAAAGGGTAATCGCCTTTCTTCTTCAAGTAACAGTGCAGAATATGTAACAGGTAATACTAAAAGGATGATAAGTTCTATTTTAAAGGTGAATCGCAGGGAGGAATCTAATGAATAAAATTCTATTGCACATAGAAGGTCTTGCCGTCTTTGTGTTAAGTCTTTATTTTTACGGAAATAGTCAATTGAGTTGGGTTTTATTTTTTGTCTTATTGTTAGTACCAGATATTTCAATGCTAGGTTACTTACTTAATAATAAGATTGGTACTAAGCTTTATAAGTTTTTTCATACCTATACCATAGCCATTATTGTTATTTTCTGGGGTCTATTATTATCCAATCAAACGGCTTTAGCAATCGGTTTAATATGGTCAGCCCATATTGGAATGGATAGAATGATTGGATATGGATTAAAGTACCCAACAGAATTTAAAGACACTCATTTAAATCGTGTGTAATTCTATATGCAAGATAGTTTTTTACTACCATGAAAGAACGCTATAAACTTTCATTCTCTT
Protein-coding regions in this window:
- a CDS encoding GNAT family N-acetyltransferase, which gives rise to MLNSKNIRMRKMEKEDIEKYHQWRNDVEVMVTTSPVLDVYSFEETSNFVDNVLLNTNSSRTYIIELKNEKVSIGVTSLINIDTKNRNAECIIDVGEKEYWGNGYGTEAFKLLIDYAFLELNLHRLSLRVFSLNEKALHIYTKLGFVKEGVIRESLYRHGEWHDIIIMGILKKDYMNSNNRL
- a CDS encoding DUF4260 domain-containing protein; its protein translation is MNKILLHIEGLAVFVLSLYFYGNSQLSWVLFFVLLLVPDISMLGYLLNNKIGTKLYKFFHTYTIAIIVIFWGLLLSNQTALAIGLIWSAHIGMDRMIGYGLKYPTEFKDTHLNRV